A region from the Deinococcota bacterium genome encodes:
- a CDS encoding GTP-binding protein — protein sequence MAKGVFQRTKPHVNVGTIGHVDHGKTTLTAAITFTAAAEDPT from the coding sequence ATGGCAAAAGGTGTATTTCAGCGAACGAAACCCCACGTCAACGTGGGCACCATCGGCCACGTCGATCACGGCAAGACGACCTTAACGGCGGCCATCACCTTTACCGCGGCGGCGGAAGACCCCAC